The Pseudoxanthomonas sp. CF385 region CGAGGACGGCCGCATCTTCCAGGCCAAGGGGCAGTCGTTCACCGCGGCCGAGCTGTTGGGCGACGCAGAAGCCGCAGAACCGTTCCGCAACGGCCTGTTCGCCACGGTCTACCTGTCGCCGCGCGACTACCACCGCGTGCACATGCCGTGGACCGGCACGCTGCGCGAGACCGTGCACGTCCCCGGCCGGCTTTTCAGCGTGGGCACCGCCGCGGTCGCGCATGTGCCGCGCCTGTTCGCGCGCAACGAGCGCCTGGTCTGCCACTTCGACACCGACTTCGGCCCGATGGTCTCGGTGATGGTCGGCGCGCTGCTGGTCTCGGGTGTGGAAACGGTGTGGAGCGGCGAGGAAATCCCGGCCTACGGCACCGCGATCACCCGCAAGGACTACCGCGGCAAGGGCATCACGCTGGAGCGGTTCGCGGAAATGGCGCGCTTCAACTACGGCTCGACCGTCATCGTGCTGCTCCCGCCGGGCGTGGCAACGCTGGCACCGGAACTGCACGCCGAATCGCCGGTGCGCTTGGGTCAGCGGCTGGCGACGCTGGCCTGATCCTGATCGACCACCACCCGCACTGATCGCGCGATGCACCCCTGCGCGACCCAGTAGGTCGCCAGCACCCAGACGCTCGCCATTGGGATCGGTGCGCTAAACCGGTCGAGTGCGAGCAGCGCATCCGAGGTGACGAAGAACGCGCCACCGACCGCCGCGATGCGGGTCGATGCGTCGGAGTGCTCGCGCCACACGCTCGCCGCCTGCGCCGCCATGCCTGCCAACGCGACGACGTAGACGATCACCGGCAGCTTCAGTTCGTTCGGCAAGCCTGGCCACAGTCTCGCCAGCACCAGCGACGCCACGACGGCATAGACCGCGACAGGCCAGCGTACGCGCCACCACCCGCCGCGCCGGCGCAAGGCCACCAGATAGGCGAGATGGGCCAGCAGGAAACTGCCCAGGCCGAAGACGAAACCGTCGAACGGCAGCATCAGGAACACGTCGCCTGCCGTGGACAACACCAAGCCGATGACGATCCAGTGCCTGTATCGCCCTGCTACGCCCGGCTGACGCCATGCCAGCGCCAGGACGAGCAACGTCGTCAGTGGCTTGAAGACGTAGTGAAGGCCCCGCAGGCCTTCGACCTCGGCCCCCAGGATCGCCAATGCCGCGCTGGCGGCGATGGCGAGCATCCATCCGATGCGGTGGCCGTCCCTGGGCGTCGTCATCGGCTATTTCTTGCAGCTTTCCAGCGTGAGTTCCTGTCCGGGTCGCACGGCGTAGCCCGGGGCCTTCAGGTTGTTCGCGCGCGCCAACTTCTTCTGATCGCACTGGAA contains the following coding sequences:
- a CDS encoding lysoplasmalogenase, whose amino-acid sequence is MTTPRDGHRIGWMLAIAASAALAILGAEVEGLRGLHYVFKPLTTLLVLALAWRQPGVAGRYRHWIVIGLVLSTAGDVFLMLPFDGFVFGLGSFLLAHLAYLVALRRRGGWWRVRWPVAVYAVVASLVLARLWPGLPNELKLPVIVYVVALAGMAAQAASVWREHSDASTRIAAVGGAFFVTSDALLALDRFSAPIPMASVWVLATYWVAQGCIARSVRVVVDQDQASVASR
- the asd gene encoding archaetidylserine decarboxylase (Phosphatidylserine decarboxylase is synthesized as a single chain precursor. Generation of the pyruvoyl active site from a Ser is coupled to cleavage of a Gly-Ser bond between the larger (beta) and smaller (alpha chains). It is an integral membrane protein.), which gives rise to MSLLTSLTYVLPHRFLSSLARRLAYSTSPGTKQWLIDTVTKKFGVDLSEAADPDPRAYPSFNAFFTRALKPGARVADADPRALLMPADGHISQCGPIEDGRIFQAKGQSFTAAELLGDAEAAEPFRNGLFATVYLSPRDYHRVHMPWTGTLRETVHVPGRLFSVGTAAVAHVPRLFARNERLVCHFDTDFGPMVSVMVGALLVSGVETVWSGEEIPAYGTAITRKDYRGKGITLERFAEMARFNYGSTVIVLLPPGVATLAPELHAESPVRLGQRLATLA